A window of Aerococcus urinae contains these coding sequences:
- a CDS encoding polysaccharide biosynthesis protein translates to MKLTRRRKQATIILSDALSVLLSASLSVYLIQFYVHNNLFQYATIASIYLLVYLLFSFKQHNFSGIIRFFNFSDARQLILANIIAGAVAFITGTMVFSRVSNRYSFLLLFFATAFMLLARMLWRTYVDEKNHVRAKSDTNAPRLLLVGAGDAGNLFIESFAKAGDRFSIVGLVDDDPNKQGVYLRGYPVLGQIDQIPQIIDAKRVDQITITAPSLPSEKVEEVIRLANEKDVSVKQMPEVERVMAGDLQVAMRDIEINDLLGREEVELDDQAAIDTIGGKTILVTGAGGSIGSEICRQLLKFGPAKLLLLGHGENSIYLIDRELNHLNQSGVQIVPIIADIQDRKHINDLIKLYQPNIIYHAAAHKHVPLMEYNPTEAVKNNIYGTYNVARAAEENGVERFVMISTDKANNPPNVMGATKRIAEMIVTGLNEESQCTFSAVRFGNVLGSRGSVIPLFKKQIAAGGPVTVTHPDMRRYFMTIPEASRLVIQASALAEGGELFILNMGKEVYIKDLARKMITLRGYSEDEIEIKYVGMRPGEKLYETLLLDDETTDRQVDDKIFVGKVHNKSLKEIRSFVESLDLSGHDDKLSEKLTTFVHRDVEAE, encoded by the coding sequence ATGAAATTAACCCGAAGAAGGAAGCAGGCAACGATCATCTTATCTGATGCCCTTAGTGTCTTGCTAAGTGCAAGCTTGTCGGTCTATTTGATCCAGTTCTACGTCCATAATAATTTATTCCAATATGCGACTATTGCCAGCATCTATCTACTGGTCTATTTATTATTTTCCTTCAAGCAACATAATTTTTCAGGCATCATCCGTTTCTTTAACTTTTCGGATGCCCGTCAACTTATTCTAGCTAATATTATCGCCGGTGCAGTAGCCTTTATCACTGGCACTATGGTCTTCAGCCGGGTAAGTAACCGTTACAGTTTCCTCTTATTATTCTTTGCGACCGCCTTTATGTTACTAGCGCGGATGTTGTGGAGGACCTATGTTGACGAAAAGAACCATGTCAGAGCTAAGAGTGATACCAATGCTCCACGCTTATTATTAGTTGGGGCAGGGGATGCCGGAAACTTATTTATTGAAAGCTTCGCTAAGGCTGGCGACCGCTTTTCCATTGTAGGTTTAGTCGATGACGACCCCAACAAACAGGGCGTATATTTACGAGGTTATCCAGTTCTGGGGCAAATTGACCAAATCCCTCAAATCATAGACGCCAAACGGGTGGACCAAATTACCATCACCGCACCATCCTTACCTTCAGAAAAGGTGGAAGAAGTCATTCGCCTAGCCAATGAAAAAGACGTTTCAGTTAAGCAAATGCCGGAAGTGGAGCGGGTCATGGCCGGCGACTTGCAAGTGGCTATGCGGGACATTGAAATCAATGACCTCTTAGGTCGAGAAGAAGTTGAACTTGATGACCAAGCGGCTATTGATACCATTGGTGGGAAGACCATCCTGGTGACTGGGGCAGGGGGTTCAATCGGTTCAGAAATTTGCCGGCAACTGCTCAAATTTGGTCCCGCTAAGTTACTTTTACTGGGCCACGGAGAAAATTCGATTTATTTAATTGACCGTGAGCTCAACCACTTGAACCAAAGTGGGGTTCAAATTGTGCCGATTATCGCTGATATCCAAGACCGCAAACACATTAACGACTTAATCAAACTTTACCAACCCAATATTATCTACCACGCCGCAGCCCATAAACATGTTCCCTTGATGGAATATAACCCGACCGAAGCGGTCAAAAATAATATCTACGGAACCTATAATGTGGCCCGGGCGGCGGAAGAAAACGGGGTAGAACGCTTTGTCATGATATCCACTGATAAGGCCAATAATCCCCCCAATGTCATGGGGGCAACCAAACGGATTGCGGAAATGATTGTGACCGGGCTAAATGAAGAGAGTCAATGTACCTTCTCTGCCGTGCGTTTCGGCAATGTCTTAGGTAGTCGGGGGTCAGTGATTCCCCTCTTCAAGAAGCAAATTGCCGCTGGAGGTCCGGTGACAGTGACCCACCCGGACATGCGACGTTACTTCATGACCATCCCAGAAGCTAGCCGACTCGTCATTCAAGCCAGTGCCTTAGCTGAAGGCGGGGAATTATTTATCCTCAACATGGGTAAGGAAGTCTACATTAAGGACCTGGCCCGGAAGATGATTACCCTTAGAGGTTACAGTGAAGATGAAATTGAAATCAAATACGTGGGCATGCGTCCTGGTGAAAAACTCTATGAAACCCTGCTCTTGGATGATGAGACTACAGACCGCCAAGTGGATGACAAGATCTTTGTGGGTAAGGTCCACAATAAGAGCTTGAAAGAAATCAGATCTTTTGTAGAGAGTTTAGATCTCAGTGGCCATGATGATAAGTTAAGTGAGAAGTTGACTACTTTTGTCCATCGGGACGTTGAAGCGGAGTAA
- a CDS encoding tyrosine-protein phosphatase has translation MIDLHCHILMGLDDGPKQIEDSLALARQAQAQGVTHIVCTPHHMNRSWMNPRTKVAQAIQDFQALLDREGIDLTLFPGQELRLHGEILDNIKKGQICFYDEFGKYLLIEFPTGGVPQYTDRVFYELGIQGIRPVIAHPERNKAIQKDPEILKDLVERGALGQVTAASLNGKLGRQVKRLSLDLIEANLIHVVASDAHHPKRRPFDLAPAYDQVEKNFGKEVSQRFDQTARDLVNGDPIDIGGVSSVRKKKFLGLF, from the coding sequence GTGATTGATTTACACTGCCATATCTTAATGGGTTTGGATGACGGGCCTAAGCAAATTGAAGATTCATTAGCCCTGGCTAGGCAAGCCCAAGCTCAAGGCGTGACCCATATTGTCTGCACCCCCCACCACATGAACCGGTCCTGGATGAATCCTAGGACCAAGGTGGCCCAGGCTATCCAAGATTTCCAAGCTCTCTTAGACCGGGAAGGAATAGATCTCACACTCTTCCCCGGTCAGGAACTGCGTTTGCATGGAGAAATCCTTGATAACATCAAAAAGGGTCAGATTTGTTTCTATGATGAATTTGGCAAGTACCTTTTGATTGAATTCCCCACTGGAGGAGTTCCTCAATATACCGACCGGGTCTTCTATGAACTAGGTATTCAGGGTATTCGCCCAGTCATTGCTCATCCGGAGCGCAACAAGGCCATTCAAAAGGATCCCGAGATCTTAAAAGACTTGGTGGAAAGGGGGGCTCTAGGTCAAGTCACGGCGGCTAGCTTGAACGGTAAACTAGGCCGTCAAGTCAAGCGACTATCCCTGGACCTGATTGAAGCCAATCTCATCCATGTGGTGGCTTCAGATGCCCACCACCCCAAACGCCGTCCCTTTGACTTGGCTCCGGCCTATGATCAAGTGGAAAAGAACTTCGGTAAGGAAGTCAGCCAGCGTTTTGACCAGACTGCCCGGGACTTAGTCAATGGCGATCCCATTGATATTGGTGGGGTGAGTTCGGTTCGGAAGAAGAAGTTTTTGGGTTTGTTTTAA
- a CDS encoding CpsD/CapB family tyrosine-protein kinase, giving the protein MFGRKKKTEIKKPADRPGLVVVDNPTSAMAEQFRTIRTNIQFSMLDKELKTFNITSPGPSSGKSFLAANIAAAFASDDKRVLLLDADMRKPTVHKTFGVLNDRGLTNLLTDNRLEIHQVIKKSYVPNLFYLTCGAIPPNPSELLASKRMQELMEQLRNVFDIIVLDCPPVLAATDAQVVSARADGTVVVVPYGQCSKDEVKESQALLDKVNTNVLGVIMNRTERTEDYYYYYEEE; this is encoded by the coding sequence ATGTTTGGTAGAAAGAAAAAAACAGAAATCAAAAAGCCAGCCGACCGTCCCGGTTTAGTGGTGGTTGATAATCCCACCTCAGCTATGGCGGAACAATTCCGGACCATCCGGACCAATATTCAGTTCTCGATGTTGGATAAGGAACTGAAGACCTTCAATATCACTTCGCCAGGCCCTTCATCAGGGAAGTCTTTCTTAGCGGCTAATATTGCTGCCGCCTTTGCCAGTGATGATAAGCGGGTTCTCTTGTTGGACGCTGATATGCGTAAGCCTACTGTTCATAAGACCTTTGGTGTCCTTAATGATCGTGGCTTAACTAATCTCTTGACCGATAACCGGCTGGAAATCCACCAAGTGATTAAGAAGTCCTATGTGCCTAACTTATTCTATTTAACCTGTGGCGCGATTCCGCCTAACCCTTCGGAGCTCTTGGCTTCCAAACGAATGCAGGAATTAATGGAACAATTGCGCAATGTCTTTGACATTATTGTCTTGGACTGCCCACCAGTCTTAGCAGCTACCGATGCCCAAGTAGTTTCAGCTCGGGCAGACGGAACGGTGGTCGTGGTGCCTTATGGTCAATGCAGCAAAGATGAAGTCAAGGAAAGCCAAGCCCTCCTAGACAAGGTCAATACCAATGTCCTTGGAGTCATTATGAACCGGACCGAAAGAACCGAAGACTACTATTACTACTACGAGGAAGAATAA
- a CDS encoding YveK family protein, with product MEEEISLLDLWQIIKEHIYVIFISSLVGVLLAAGYAFVLATPIYQSSTEILVNQSDSKGPNNTLNQDINASLQLINTYSDVIRNEVVLSPVIDQLNLQENPDQLREKISVESKNNSQVFSIIVNDPNPERAATIANTTAEVFQKAIRKMMNIDNVSIISKAQASQTPVSPRKGLALLIGLVLGMGVGLVIAFIHELTDNTVKDVDFLTKEIGWNMLGRVSELSENDLKVTHQANELQQIYHPDQDQGQERRRERV from the coding sequence ATGGAAGAAGAAATTAGTTTATTAGATCTCTGGCAGATCATCAAAGAACACATTTATGTCATCTTTATCAGTAGTTTGGTAGGAGTCCTCTTAGCAGCGGGCTACGCCTTCGTCTTAGCGACGCCTATCTACCAGTCTTCTACCGAGATCTTAGTTAACCAAAGCGATAGTAAAGGGCCAAATAATACCCTCAACCAGGACATTAACGCTTCCCTGCAATTAATTAATACTTATTCTGATGTTATTCGTAACGAAGTGGTCCTGAGTCCAGTGATTGACCAACTCAATTTACAAGAAAACCCTGACCAACTCCGGGAAAAGATTTCAGTGGAAAGTAAGAACAATTCCCAAGTCTTCTCCATTATCGTCAACGACCCTAACCCTGAACGTGCCGCGACCATCGCTAACACTACCGCAGAAGTCTTCCAAAAGGCTATCCGTAAAATGATGAATATCGATAATGTGTCCATTATTTCTAAGGCCCAAGCCTCTCAGACACCAGTTTCCCCTCGTAAGGGCTTAGCCCTCTTAATCGGTTTAGTCCTAGGCATGGGGGTTGGTCTGGTGATCGCCTTTATCCATGAACTTACCGATAACACGGTTAAGGATGTTGACTTCTTGACCAAGGAAATCGGTTGGAACATGTTAGGTCGGGTCAGTGAACTGTCTGAAAATGACTTGAAAGTCACCCACCAGGCTAATGAATTACAACAAATTTACCACCCTGACCAAGACCAAGGGCAAGAGCGCCGTCGTGAACGGGTATAA